The following DNA comes from Castanea sativa cultivar Marrone di Chiusa Pesio chromosome 10, ASM4071231v1.
TGTTGGTGGTGATCCTCATTTTGGGCCTATCCGGGCTccgctcttttttttctttatgaaaCGTAGCCCATAATTATGTGTCCAATAAGCCCATTACATTGTACTAACAAATGGTAATGTGAGAGAGATCAGAAAGGAACCAGgtctgctctctttctctccttctttGCAGTGAAAATTATTGGCGGGTAATGTTGGTGGTGATCCTCATTTTGGGCCTAGCCGGGCTGggttctttttctctttgaaacATAGCCCATCATTATGTGTCCAATAAGCCCATAACAATGCCTTCCTcccccacattttttttttaaaattttttatattgtagatTGATAgggtttttatttcttcctaGCGCTCAGCTTGGCATACAACTCTTGGTTAAACTTTGTCGTCATCTTTACAAAGGACGCCATAGACAAGATGCCAgcaataaattcaaaaaaaaaaaagggtatgcCAACACCAAAAACttacttttctcttctttgtctATTGCCCGAAAGATGTAAGGAGAAGGTTCGGGACCCAAGAAATGACGGGCCAAAGTCCCAGGGTCACTTAGTTCATCGAAGTCATCCATAGTCCTTGCGTAATCTGAAGCACTCTTGACGTAATTTTTGTACCTACTCTTTAGCTTTGGATGAGTCTTGgctacaaaaaagaaaaaaatatgcatTAAGATTAGATGAAACAAAGGTAaacccttacaaaaaaaaagaaaaagaaatgaaagaagacGCACCAAGCTTGGGTGTCCCCCACCTACGCAGCAACCTAGGGACGTCTCCCCAAAGATCGTCCGAAAGGGTCTCCTAATCATCCCCAAACACGAAGAAGTATCTGGACTTCCAATAACGAAATGACGAAGAGAGACTTGCGATGAGGCAGACCTTCCTATCCCAAGACACTAGTTTGTAGTACCCAACCTCTTTTGACCCTTTTAAACAATACAAACATAGAAGTTCGTCCATCCGAATCATATCTCCCTCCATCACTATCATCCAAATCTCCATGCAACTAATGACGATCCTCCAAGAGTTTGGCATAAGTTTCCCAGGCGCTATGCCCAAGTGGTGGAGAAGCTCCATTACAAAAGGATGGACAGGGAATCTGAGGCCACTCAAAAAGGCAGCCTCATAAAAACACACCTCCCTAGGATTGAAAGCACAAGCCTTCTCGCTTAAACTAGGAAGACGAATCATGGTCTCAACAGGAATTtaaaacctatccctaaacctaaaaaaagtgCCCTCGTTTAGAGAACACACCTCCTTAAGGGCGTGAAAAGCCCTCAACACAGTGggtgaagaagatgaagggTTTAAAGACGAAGACGCCAAACTGTGGTATCAACCTCCACGGCTTTGTCGCTAGACAATAAACCCTATGTCCAACTCGCTAGAACTCATCTCTATCGACATCTCTCATAGGGACCTAAACCAATCCAAGGATTGACGCAGTAAAGGGGAAAGATCAGCTAAGACCAACCCTAGAGCACTACTTCTAGGGGTAAAAGACCCAACCTTTGGACTACCACCGATGAACCCAAGAAGCGCCcttaaatgagaaaaaagaaaagaaatggaagggCAATGGTGCCTAACCTCAAAATAGTCACACAtcaaaaaggaagaaaggaaaCGAAAAACAGAAGTCCTTATTTAAAGCAAAATGAAGCAAAATCAggtaagggaaagaaaaaaatcgtacctgaaaaagaaaaagcaaggcAACTGGAGCTCAAAAAAAGGAGTCACAGAGATGAAGAAAACGTAGAAATGAGGAAAACACAAAAGTGAAGGAAGGggaggaaagagaaaaacattTAAAGGCTTCTCCAAAAATCGAGACGCAGGAAAACCAAACGCCTCATCTAAGAACGTGCCCACGTCCAGCCAATCAAAATGCGACACGTGGCTACTAAGTGTGCAGCGCCATCACGTCGCCATAAATGCGATGGAAACAGAACCAATAAGGGCACACTCAACGTGGGGCGACCCTTCGTATTCCTTAGTTCGTCAAAAGGCCTGACGAACAAGGAATGGGGGCGGGGGGCAATCGATGAACCATAAGGCATTTTTTGTCCAAACATGGCTATGGACAAGGAACAAGCCATAAATGAAGCCTTTATTGACTGAGCCGTTACAATTGGATGAAGTAAAGATAGTAACGGCTCAAAGGTCTCTATATCTATGCATTAAGTGTCAGAGGCCTCCATATCTATGCATTTAGTGTCAGAGGCATTACCCAGACAAAGAATTAAACCACCATTAATGGTGGTTCCAACGGCTAGGAGAGCAGAAGCCTATATAAGGCACATCCAACCAAAGGTAGATGACACGTTCAGAATACTATTTCCATTAGCCAAAATCTTCCATCATTTCCCTCTCATTCTAACTTTATCATTGGAGGCTTGTCGACTGGCACCACATTAGTGACCTATTTTATTCCACTTGCTTATCATCTTGCAGGTTACGCCGGAATCATTTGGATGATCCTATCTACTAacgattttggcatcatcagtaaTTATACAAGGATTCAAACATTGTCCGTTTCAATTttaggccaaaatggccaaataccattATTAgccaaaatatttaataatctaCCACTGTTtgcaaaatatttaataatttaccacTATTTTTTAAACTCGAGTTTGACATGTTATACGAGTTCtaaaaactcaagtttcacAAAAATTGCACCATGCAAAGAGTTACTCAAGTTTATAAAACTTGAGTATCATTAgtacaaaatattaaatataaatagtcTTTTGTGATAACATTCTATTTCTATGCATATGAAACTTGTCAGTGCGTTGGGCTTTTATGAATACTCCAGCAAAGAGTTGCTGACACAACTTGTCCAAGAAAGATGTGTCAATTGATTTTCCTGCATCATGCAAGTTAGAGATAGAATTAAGATCTTGTGCAATACCTAGGGAATTGCACAGGGTGCAATAGCACAAATCTCAGCCTTCCATTTAATCCAACGGCTCATTCTTTCAACACCTCaccaaatattaaaaagacCCTTTTACccttaatatttttcaaagaccGCCATTTCTTCTATCCTGATGGGTCTAAGTTCATATTtcataaaatcaaatttctctTTCTTGCGCTACTGCCCCTTCTCTGTAATTGCTTTCTGCCTCTCCCTTAACCCGTCGTCACCGCTGCCAACATACCCAACTTAGACCCATCagccaaaacaaagaaaaaattgcatCTTACCATCTAAAATTTGTTAACTCCCAAtcactcacactcacactctcCTTCTTTCTCTGTCTCCAAGTGTGAAGCTGTCTCAACTCTCAAGGAGTGAAGCTTTCTCTGAAGCAACACAGCCAATGGCCATATCGGTGGTTCCAACGGTGCTTGGCATTGTATCCAtggaaaatccccaaaatcTAATTTGGCATAGTCACCGCGGGTCCATCTTTGATTCAAGGAGGTGAGTTATCTTTTTTGTATACattgaatcaaaagaaaaattattttttgggtaaagggAAAGTTGGGTTAGGGGTCAGGATAGTTGGggtttgattttagtttttgttttgaggaATATTTTTGGGTAGTTTTTTTGCTGCAACTTGAATATTGCACATTTTCAAATGGAAATGGGAAATATGGTCtagcaaaaataaagaaatggatGGTCAGTGATACCGGAGATATAACTAAATCCCTGTTTTACTTAGATGTTACATTTGTTGAATTCTATACTTTTAGGTCCTGGATGTGTTTGAACTGTAGCGTTTTAGTCTTTGCATTTCAAGTTTGCAATCAGAATTTAGTGATAAAAATTTACTGTCATAgggatagaaaattttgataattgaatGTTTGTCCTTGTATAGGTATGATACACTTAAGCGGTTTCTTAAGAAATTTTAGCTTGAAACTATCCTTTATCAATTGGGTCATCATCTGTCATGATCATATATTGGATTgttataattcttatatatgataAGTACAATGttggtacaaaaattttcagcttttttttttcaatgagaaACATTCattcttttataattataatattagatATTTTGTACATTTGTTAATTACAGGAGTATTCTTTGATTCATTACATAGTGTGGTGAGAAAATTCTCTCAAAACATGGATGCCAATGCAGATTTGAATCCTAGAGTTGGCATAGAATTTGATACATCAGAAGATGCATGAGACTTTTGGGTAAAATATGGAAGGAAAATGGGCTTTGATGCTagaaaacattatataaataaaagtaagaaGATGGAAAGGTAACATCAAGGGGATTTGTATGTGCAAAGCAGGGCATTCAAGGTACAGAAAAAGAAGATACCATTCGCACTCGTAACCTAGATGATACAAGGACTAATTGTCCTATAAAATTATACGTTTCATTAGTGTGAgatctcaacaaaaaatttcagaaGTTCATGTAGGATTGATTGAGTTAATGAGTAGAGTGGCTGGTAGGAGAGCTAATCTTGGATTTATTAAGCTTGATCAGAAAAATTAACTTAGAACAAAACGGCAAAAAAAACTTGATATATGGTTAAGCTGCATGTTTATTAGGGTACATTCAGGAACAATTGACTAAAAATTCATCCCTTCAATATGGAGTACAGTTAGATAACATTGAGCAGATAACTAACATTTTTTTGGCTGATTCTAGAATGGTTATTAATTATGCTAATTTTGGTGATGTGGTAACATTTGACACTACATATGATACTAATAAAGAGCTAAGACCATTAGGGGTGTTTACCGGTTTCAATCACCATAAAGGGTTAATAGTTTTTGGGGTTGTTCTTTTATATGATGAAATAGCGGAATCATTTAAGTGGCTTTTTGAAAGCTTTCTAGTTGCATATGCAGGTAAAAgacctaaaacaatttttacaGATCAAGATCCTGCAATGACAAAGGCATTGAATGAGGTAATGCCTAACACTTACCATGGATTATGTACTTGGCACATAATGCAAAATGGGATAAAACATTTGGGGAATTTGATGAAAGATGGATCTTCAtttcttcaagtttttaaaacttgtATGTTTGATTTTAATGATGatattgaatttgaaaaaacaGGGGAGGAAATGATTGACACATATGCTATACATAATCGTAGTTGGTTGGATAGTATCtacaaattgaaaagaaaatgggCAACGTGTTACATGAAGAATGAATTTATATTGGGAGTGCGAAGTACCCAACTCAGTGAAAGTTTGAATGGAGATTTGAAGGATTACTTGAAATCTTATTTGGATGTAGCAGAATTTTTTGAACATTTTGATCGGCTAATTGAGCAAAAACGAGAAAGAGAGTTACAAGCTGAATTTAATGCTAGGAAAAAATTTTCCCAGTTGGGCTTGAAAAATTCTCCCTCGTTGAAGCAAGCAATACAAGTGTACACACCTATAATATTTCAAATGCTTCATGATCAATATGACCTTACATCAACaacaagaataaaaataaaaataaaaaaacaaaaaaaccaagagGACTTAGTAGTGCATACATACACTGTTGAGTTTTTGCATAAGCTTGGTGAGTACATAGTCTCTTATGACACTGGATATAAGACATTTGCATGTAGTtataaaaagtttgaaatagTTGGGATTTTATGTTGTCATGTTCTGAAAGTCTTTGACTCCCTTAATATAAAGACAATTCATGATATGTACATTATGAAAAGATGGACAAGAGAGGCAAAAAGTGGATTTATCTTGGACAATAGGAGAATAAATGTGGAAAAAGATGTCAACTTGACTGTTACATAGCGATATAGAAGATTATGTATCAAGTTGATACGATTAGCTTCTCAAGTAGGGGACAATAAAGAGGCATTTGCTTTAATAGAGAAGATGATAGAGgaatatgaagaaaaagaatttgaagAAGCAACAAAAAATATGGTTGGTCATCAATTGCCCCATCAAATGCCATTGTTCAATGGTAACGAAAATCTTGATCCTATACAACATTTGGAAAATTTGGTTGAAAGAGCTAAAGGtcttaagaaaaaagaatgtcGCAAGggtgaaaaatgaaagaaaagttgggttgagaagcaaaaaaaaaaaaaagagtagagtTGAATTAAATGATGAGGTTAGTTAATAGTTTTTCaaagtaaattttatttatttatttttatcccctACTAAGTTTCCATTGTTTGTAAACTTTTATATAGTAATGgctaataacattttttttttcatataggAACTTAGTTTTTCTCCTCACATACAATATAATAATTATGGCTCACAAGGAGAACATTATTCGCATTCGgtaagagttttttttattcGTAGTGGAATAACTTATAGATAATTTGTGAAGTTGGAGATTGTACTACATTTGCCTTTTCATTTGTGAATTTattaataagattttatttttttgtgatataGCAAAATATCCTGTCACTCTTTCCGCAGGAATGATGACTTCTGAATTGGGACCAATCCATAGTTACCAAACTAGTTTCACATCATTCTTAAGGGTAAACTTACTTGTTTATAAGTTTTGCACTTATAAGTAATTAGATGATTTCTTAAACTACCTCTCATATAATTGTAATTACATAGGCACCACTAGCTCCATTATTGTCTCAAGTATCAAATCATGCAGATTTTGGTCAAGtaaaatataaatgttttcATACACGAAATTTTGAATAAACTTACCTGTCTACTTTTTTTGCAATTATAAGTAATTAGATGATTTCGTAAGTTGTTTCTCTTTTAATCATTGTGATTATATAGGCACCATTAACTCCATCATTGTTTCAAGTATCAAATAGTGCAGATGTTTGTCAGGTAAAATGTAAACGTTTCCAtacatgaaattttgaataaacttacctgtttatatgttttatgttttgtagTCATAAGTAGCTAGATTATTTCTTACACTTTTACTATTATAATCATTCTGATTACATAGGCAACATTCGTTAGTACCACCTTGACTCCATCATCTTAAGTATCAAATCATGTGAATATTGGTcaagtaaaaataaatgttttcatACATGTTTATGGAATAAACTtatttgttcatatatatacactGGAAAATGAAGTTAGGTTCAATTATGCATTAACTACATGTGTTGAAAATACAAATGCTTGATTGCAAACACAACACTTTTTTGGTAtgtaaaaaactaataaatggTAAGTTAAATTATAGTGGAATTTTCTCatgtttgtttaattttaaaatgtaacttgatttttttgacatattttcAAGCTAATATTGATTTTGGACAGTTTGTTTGATAGTAAATTGCACAATGGACATGGTAGCATATTACATAGTGGAGAGTATTTTTGGACAACTTTGCATTGGACAATTTCTTGGGCAGCATATCTGACTATTTAGATAACTGATTGCACATGTAGcaaattttttggataattttttgtAACTAAAGGAGCTACTcaaacatgttaaacatgttAGATTGTACAAGTGCATGTTGGAGTAACTTctagttaaacattaattatatatgcatttgattaatatttttaaatgcaatGTCATGTACAGAaaacttcttcattttttaatgcaagttaaaattttttatatgcttCATCACATATACGTGCTTGATTCTAGAAGATCCTTGAAGAGAACTCGTTTAGGGGAAGGATAACCGATTTCTTTTACATGCTTTTACTTGAGACCACTGTTTTAACTGGAATTGTTCTTGGGGGAATGATACATTCTTGGAGTCAAACTGTTATGTTTATTGTAGATTAGATTCTGAATTTTTTGCTCGTTATAAATCAATGTGACACTTTGTAGATATGCATCTGATTCATTATCCATTACATTCACTTTTTCTTTGGTTAATTGTGGTCCTTATATTTATAATTGAACTATTGTTGTGTTGCTATATAATCATAGAGTTAGAGAAACTAGTTATATTGTGTTGAACCCATAATTTGACCACCAAAGCATTGGATCCAAGATCCACCTATCATCCATGTTATCATCATCATAAGCCCTAATTCCTGAAAACAAACCAAACTCCATAGTAACATTCTTCCTATCATCAATATCAGGAAAGAATCTTTTGAGGCACTTGTTTCTCTCTGTAGAAAGTTCAGCATCCTTGTGTGGCGTAACATGACCTTTGACTTCCTCAATCCATTGATTAGTATAATACCTAGTTAAAAGCAAATTAGAAATTcctaaagaatataaaaaaaaaaagattaaagagaTAGAAAAATTACTTCGGGTTCAAGGAGTGGGCTAGGCAATGAAGTGGTGTGCAATTTTTAGTCCACCGTTCAATAAGTATAGCATGTACCACATCATAGAATGGAGACTCCTTATATTCTTCCTTGCCTTCCTGCTggtatatttctttcttcacattttCTATCATGGAATCCCACATTTCATACACCTTATGGAGAATGGGTGCATCCGTGTTAGCCACTCGAAGCATCTCATAAATAGGTCCTATGAATCTCAGAATATATGCAACCTTGTCCCACCACAAATCATTCAAAACATAATCCCTCACAGTTTGAGCTTTTCCTACATCATCTTCTCTATATGACATCCATTCCTCACTAATGACCATATTTCGAAGATGCCGTTTTACTTGAAACAATCTTTTAAGCATGATGATTATTGAAGCAAATCGTGTTTCAGCAACAACGTGCAATCCAGTTACATTCATTATATGCAACCTTATTCTACAAAGAATTCTTAGGTGCACATATATTCTTCAAGGCCAAATTGAGGGTATGCACAACACAAGGTGACCAAAATATATGAGGATATTCAGCTTCAACAATAGATCTTGTAGCTTTCATAACAGATGCATTATCAGTAATAACTTGGACAACATGAGTATGCCCAACCTCACCAATGACCTTTAGAAACAAATCAGAAATGAAGTGCTTGTCTTTGTACTCTTTGGTACCATTAATGGATTTGATAAAAAGTGGCCCTTTCTTTGATGTAGCCATAAAATTGATAAGTGGCCTTTTTTGTGGATCTGTCCACCCATCACTTACTATGCTTAAATACCTTTCTTTCCAAGTGTCTTTAATTGACTTCAACAACTTCTCAATATGTACCTTCTCTTTATGCAACAAAGTTGTTCTTAATTTATTGTAACCCGGAGGTATATAGCCCGCTAAATTATTATTACTTGCAAATTTGATCATCTCAATCCAATACGGGTTCTTAGCAAAATGAAAGGGTAAACCAGCATAATAAAATATCCTAGCAATAAGAGAATCTAATTGCTCTCGACATTAATTGTTAAAACACATCTCCAAAGTAGAATTcccaaccctttttttttttttttttttttttttttttttttttctgaaaaaatgGATGACTTGTAGCTGTACTACTGAGAGTAGGACCCAAATGAGGACTACTAGGAGAATCAGATGGTAAAGACCCTAGCTTAGGCTTCTTCAATCTACGCGAAGATTCCTCATACGCATCTTCTAATTTTTGCATTTCATTTAGATACTCATCTCCAACCTTACCACATGGTTGTATTCCATAATTAGACAGTTTTAACAAGTGTGCCTTCACCCTTGAATAAGACCCCTTAAAagttttttcacaatagttacaTCTAAAAGTAACATTCCCACCACCAACAGCTGCTTTTTTTAACTTAGTAACATATTTCCATAGAGGAGCAACTGACTCAGTGCATCGGCATCTTTTCATTCttgctttcatgcatatgcatctttctttcatgctctcatgttgtttgtgtgtttttgtttggttgcttagtttttattttgttttgttttcaaaataaaaaaaatggaaaaaatcagaaaaatacaaaagcaatgtgtgtttgtgtacattggttcttatGAACCTTAAGATGGcatttgaaacagagttttctaaactttgtattgcttgtagcttagatgagcattcttatgcacaactaagcaagtgagctttgtgactctttgtttgtgatgagtaaggttaagtgatctcttgaacttaacactcgtatcactctttttgacgggtagcactagaaaatcctatgagaaaggcataaataaccatctcaccactgtaactcgccaatcatgatatgacatctgtatgcttcggcatagcaaaagtgcaatgtcaaaaacttaacataattgggtatttcttttctctttttcatatacccatgcatgatttgcttaaataaaaaaaaatatccaaagaaaataaaaagcaaaaagataaaaaatgctttaaaatatgattgcaagcgtgttttctaggagacgtgggagttataggatgtacctcaaatgtgatagtccccatcaaacagttatgattgtgtgtgagttaaagtgattttctcatatctcaaatcgtcatagcatagagacacttatgcaatcttgcgatgtttccacacataacatgcaatattctttgctactttgaTACatatgcaggtacaatgtgatttagccatcacaaggtttacatgtgttgatgtatgctcactaaactgtcttaacttgtttttgaaataaaaaattggttagacttgtttagtgtgcgtgtgtgtgtttttgggatctcaaatgcttaactctttgttgtttgagagatgttttgagaggttaaaatgttggttggatctttggctgagttgcatgtttgattgcattcatatctatgtttttctcttcttgaaaaactgtttttaagccatctcgataCTTGGCTTATCTGTTGAGTTCTTTTGTTGCATCTTAttgcaatctcgacacctctcaatagctaggtggatcaattgagaaagtttctgtcccctcgatagcttctcgatagctgttcgatccatTGAGGTCTActtgatagctcctcgatacctctcgatcgatcgagatcctctgcatgcattttgccacatgttttgcatgtttctcttatcttgtcatccatagtatcttgtttcattacattcatgcatttatatggattctttgtacccccttgatcatttttgatcatctttatgtttctcgagtgaagctttctagcttcttgtacccattgtcaattgtgacaaaaatggggagaaattggagaatttgtggtttctttctttaagattttacaagttagggggagaaatacattcctttttaagggggagttgtgtttcatATTGTTAGGGGGAGtatttacctccttgttgttgtaggagctgcttttagcttcttgttcttataccttaggtcttgtgaccatgtttacatacattgtacttatctttgatatatatgtgatgatgtatgtttttttcacctatctctacatatgttgtttcttttctatctttatacacatgtttctttaattcgtatgcaatctattatttctgtctcacactaagatgccttgatgagttttattttaagtgtttcagaaatacaagttgtcaaagtcttccatgccatgaactctcttcttgcaaagtttttcaagagtttgtgtttgggtagaatttattgtattcaacaagtgagtatgagttgagtgatttatgacttctctcatatgttcatttgtttgttgtggttttgttatggattgccaaagggggagattgttaaggacatattttacaAGCAATTAATCCTTGGTCCTTTCCTGAAATTGTGATTGGGCAAAGGATTATTAGTGATGCTAGGCCTTGTAGGCGACGCAATCACTTTTTTGTCTATTAGATCTTGAATTGCATAATGAAGGGCAAAACAATGGTCGGTATCATGACCAGGGTCCTGGTGGTAAACACATCTTTTATTAACATCAA
Coding sequences within:
- the LOC142612252 gene encoding uncharacterized protein LOC142612252, which translates into the protein MNVTGLHVVAETRFASIIIMLKRLFQVKRHLRNMVISEEWMSYREDDVGKAQTVRDYVLNDLWWDKVAYILRFIGPIYEMLRVANTDAPILHKVYEMWDSMIENVKKEIYQQEGKEEYKESPFYDVVHAILIERYYTNQWIEEVKGHVTPHKDAELSTERNKCLKRFFPDIDDRKNVTMEFGLFSGIRAYDDDNMDDRWILDPMLWWSNYGFNTI
- the LOC142612254 gene encoding uncharacterized protein LOC142612254, with translation MKRCRCTESVAPLWKYVTKLKKAAVGGGNVTFRCNYCEKTFKGSYSRVKAHLLKLSNYGIQPCGKVGDEYLNEMQKLEDAYEESSRRLKKPKLGSLPSDSPSSPHLGPTLSSTATNSLIARIFYYAGLPFHFAKNPYWIEMIKFASNNNLAGYIPPGYNKLRTTLLHKEKVHIEKLLKSIKDTWKERYLSIVSDGWTDPQKRPLINFMATSKKGPLFIKSINGTKEYKDKHFISDLFLKVIGEVGHTHVVQVITDNASVMKATRSIVEAEYPHIFWSPCVVHTLNLALKNICAPKNSL